A window of Choloepus didactylus isolate mChoDid1 chromosome 23, mChoDid1.pri, whole genome shotgun sequence contains these coding sequences:
- the SPRING1 gene encoding SREBP regulating gene protein isoform X1, which yields MVNLAAMVWRRLLRKRWVLALVFGLSLVYFLTSTFKQEERTMRDRNLLQVQDHDQPIPWKVQFNLGNSSRPGNQCRNSIQGKHLITDELGYVCERKDLLVNGCCHVNMPSTKQYCCDGCLSNGCCSAYEYCVSCCLQPNKQLLLERFLSRAAMAFQNLFMAVEDHFELCLAKCRTSSQWKITIIFKSGWCPNSPIPERGSLLPVFD from the exons ATGGTGAACCTAGCGGCCATGGTGTGGCGCCGGCTTCTGCGGAAGAGGTGGGTGCTTGCCCTGGTCTTCGGGCTCTCGCTCGTCTACTTCCTCACCAGCACCTTCAAGCAG GAAGAGAGGACAATGAGAGATCGGAATCTCCTCCAGGTTCAAGACCATGATCAGCCCATCCCCTGGAAAGTGCAGTTTAACCTGGGCAATAGCAGTCGACCAGGCAATCAGTGCCGTAACTCCATTCAAGGGAAGCACCTCATCACAGATGAACTAG GATATGTTTGTGAAAGGAAGGATTTGCTGGTGAATGGCTGCTGTCATGTCAACATGCCCAGCACGAAGCAATACTGCTGCGATGGCTGCTTGTCCAATGGCTGCTGCAGCGCCTATGAGTACTGCGTCTCCTGCTGTCTGCAGCCCAATAAG CAACTTCTCCTGGAACGCTTCCTCAGCCGGGCAGCCATGGCATTCCAGAACCTCTTCATGGCAGTGGAAGATCACTTTGAATTGTGTTTGGCTAAATGCAGGACCTCATCCCAG TGGAagattacaattatttttaagtcTGGGTGGTGTCCCAATAGTCCAATTCCTGAGAGAGGTTCTCTCCTCCCTGTCTTTGACTGA